Proteins from a single region of Argiope bruennichi chromosome 6, qqArgBrue1.1, whole genome shotgun sequence:
- the LOC129972391 gene encoding uncharacterized protein LOC129972391, which yields MIILWIKANSRQKMQSEAALLITKSLVADYDSSSDEDEPLNSKLSSENCALPLISASEILSKTSSGDASSSVFINPYRVAENYEQSILEKHVKMTQVKEPDQNRKVCFKFNKGKCKLGDKCPFLHGRSIQINNLNGKTSDGEETNESVKVKLKKRCGLKDDLVPPKKYMKVYNKSK from the exons ATGATAATATTGTGGATAAAAGCTAATTCAAGACAAAAAATGCAATCTGAAGCGGCATTGCTTATTACAAAATCACTTGTCGCAGATTATGATTCATCTAGCGATGAAGATGAACCTCTGAATTCCAAACTTAg ctcAGAGAACTGTGCACTACCTTTAATCTCTGCTTCAGAAATATTGAGCAAAACTTCAAGTGGTGATGCTTCCAGCTCTGTATTTATAAATCCGTATCGTGTGGCTGAAAACTACGAACAGTCTATTTTAGAGAAGCATGTCAAAATGACTCAAGTAAAGGAACCTGACCAAAATCGAAAAGTATGCTTTAAATTCAATAAGGGTAAATGTAAACTTGGAGATAAATGTCCTTTTCTGCATGGCAGGtctattcaaatcaataatttgaaTGGGAAAACTAGTGATGGAGAAGAAACTAATGAAAGTGTTAaagtaaaattgaagaaaaggTGTGGACTGAAAGATGATCTGGTACCACCAAAAAAGTAtatgaaagtttataataaatcgaaataa